Proteins from one Lachnospiraceae bacterium KGMB03038 genomic window:
- a CDS encoding LPXTG cell wall anchor domain-containing protein: MKKILNRLLAGFLSLAAVFTTLPASQVHAAETQYWTESAERAGHIEKVMNDGSIGSTFNEGIMKVEGETAYCIDINTDFRNGYKTRADASTRMSADQIADIALSLEYVKQYAASHSSLNYKQVYLLEQCVVWQRLSVHLGWQCDNVRASYDEISKAVQDEVYSGAKTFVNENKGRYECGGYIYSGEGQELGQFWAKLAVGNATLKKTSSNTSITDGNGNYSIAGAVYGVYSDKGCTEQLATLTTDTSGNTETVEVKAGTVYIKELSAPAGYKLDKTVYPLSVEAGKTATLSVSDTPKVTDTLIELFKIDMETGKATAQGNASLEGAEFTWNFYAGYYTADNLPAEPTRTWTTKTLAKKDSDGTVHYVSRLADKYKVSGDGFYTQDGTAVLPLGTLTVEETKSPSGYLLEGAYMQAAGSEEQITGLYITQITEDGELAGLTGSNQFSVSDKVIRGGVQIQKRDLETKDTKAQGGATLKDAAFEIITLNDNPVLVDGKLYNKGEVVKTIRTGIDGIASTAADTLPYGKYRIEESEAPDGYLTEGAKAVEFSITENGKIVDLTGEDTSIYNQIKRGDIEGVKIGAGTHQRLANVPFRIMSKTTGESHIIVTDANGQFSTSSAWVSHKQNTNEGKNSEDGIWFGTSEPDDSKGALLYDTYEIEELRCDSNKGFQLIPAFEIVVSKDKTVIDLGTLTDEYEKELSIHTTATGADGEKSIIAGKEVTIVDIVTLDGLEVGTKYQLKGWQMVKDENAELLIDGEPVQSDYTFTANKEQMEVEVSFTFNASALAGKNLVTFEELYDVTNPDEPVKVAEHKDIDDEGQTVLITERIIEIHTTATGADGEKEITAGKEVSIVDMITLSGLEVGTAYQLKGWQMVKDENAELLIDGKRVENDYTFTADSEDMEVEIVFTFDASSLAGKQLVTFEELYDVTNPDEPVKVTEHKDITDEGQTVTITEVPDEPEQPDTPETPETPDTPETPTKSTDAPKTGDTTNVAAFAVMLGLSAAGIAFAAYRKFRSLKRK, from the coding sequence ATGAAAAAGATACTCAACCGGCTGCTGGCTGGTTTCCTTAGTCTGGCAGCTGTGTTTACCACTCTACCGGCTTCACAGGTTCATGCTGCCGAGACGCAATACTGGACAGAGTCAGCAGAACGAGCCGGTCATATTGAAAAGGTGATGAACGACGGCTCTATCGGTTCAACCTTTAATGAGGGCATTATGAAAGTGGAGGGCGAGACAGCCTACTGTATCGACATCAACACAGACTTCCGCAATGGATACAAGACCAGAGCGGACGCAAGCACACGCATGAGTGCAGACCAGATCGCTGACATTGCCCTCTCTCTGGAATACGTCAAACAGTATGCCGCCAGTCACAGTAGTCTGAATTATAAACAGGTCTACTTACTGGAACAGTGTGTGGTCTGGCAGCGTTTGAGCGTCCATCTTGGCTGGCAGTGCGATAATGTCCGTGCTTCCTATGATGAAATCTCAAAGGCAGTACAGGACGAAGTCTACAGCGGTGCGAAAACCTTTGTCAATGAGAATAAAGGACGGTATGAGTGCGGCGGCTATATCTACTCCGGCGAGGGGCAGGAATTAGGTCAGTTCTGGGCAAAGCTGGCTGTCGGAAATGCCACACTGAAAAAGACTTCCAGTAATACCAGCATTACAGACGGCAACGGGAATTATTCAATCGCCGGTGCGGTTTATGGTGTCTATTCTGATAAAGGCTGCACAGAGCAGCTTGCCACCCTTACAACGGATACCAGCGGAAATACAGAAACCGTGGAGGTCAAAGCTGGTACGGTCTATATCAAGGAGCTGTCCGCTCCGGCTGGCTACAAGCTGGACAAGACTGTGTATCCGTTATCCGTGGAAGCCGGAAAGACCGCCACTTTGAGCGTATCGGATACGCCAAAGGTCACAGATACCCTTATCGAACTGTTTAAGATTGATATGGAGACAGGAAAAGCTACCGCACAGGGTAACGCTTCCTTAGAGGGTGCAGAGTTCACATGGAATTTCTATGCCGGATATTATACGGCTGATAACCTCCCGGCAGAGCCTACAAGGACATGGACAACAAAGACACTCGCTAAAAAAGACAGCGACGGCACGGTTCACTATGTATCCCGGCTGGCTGATAAATATAAGGTATCCGGCGACGGCTTTTATACCCAGGACGGAACAGCCGTGCTTCCTCTGGGTACATTGACCGTGGAAGAAACAAAGTCTCCCTCCGGCTATCTGTTAGAGGGCGCATATATGCAGGCTGCCGGAAGTGAAGAACAGATTACCGGCTTGTATATCACACAGATTACCGAGGACGGGGAGCTGGCTGGCCTTACCGGCAGCAATCAATTTTCTGTATCCGACAAGGTCATTCGTGGCGGCGTGCAGATACAGAAACGGGATTTAGAGACAAAGGATACCAAAGCACAGGGCGGCGCAACACTGAAAGACGCTGCCTTTGAGATTATCACGCTCAATGACAATCCCGTGCTGGTAGACGGCAAGCTCTACAATAAGGGCGAAGTCGTTAAAACAATCCGTACCGGCATTGACGGTATCGCTTCTACTGCTGCGGACACACTGCCATACGGGAAATACCGTATCGAAGAAAGCGAAGCTCCCGACGGTTATCTGACCGAGGGCGCTAAAGCGGTAGAGTTTTCCATCACAGAGAACGGGAAAATCGTGGATTTGACCGGCGAGGATACGTCCATCTATAACCAGATTAAGCGTGGCGACATTGAGGGTGTGAAGATTGGTGCCGGAACACATCAGCGTCTTGCAAATGTTCCGTTTCGGATCATGAGCAAGACTACCGGCGAGAGTCACATCATTGTGACGGACGCAAACGGTCAGTTTTCCACTTCTTCTGCATGGGTATCCCACAAGCAGAACACAAACGAGGGCAAGAACAGCGAGGACGGTATCTGGTTCGGTACATCAGAGCCGGACGACTCCAAAGGTGCGCTCCTGTATGACACCTACGAGATTGAGGAACTCCGCTGCGACAGCAACAAAGGCTTTCAGCTTATTCCTGCATTTGAAATCGTAGTATCCAAAGATAAGACAGTCATTGACTTAGGAACACTGACGGACGAATACGAGAAAGAGCTTAGTATCCATACTACAGCCACAGGTGCGGACGGTGAGAAGTCCATCATTGCCGGTAAAGAGGTGACTATCGTGGATATCGTCACCTTAGATGGTCTGGAAGTCGGTACAAAGTACCAGCTCAAAGGCTGGCAGATGGTAAAAGATGAAAACGCCGAGCTGCTCATTGACGGCGAGCCGGTGCAGAGTGATTACACCTTTACCGCAAATAAAGAGCAGATGGAGGTTGAGGTATCCTTTACCTTTAATGCTTCTGCCCTTGCCGGGAAAAATCTGGTGACTTTTGAGGAACTCTACGACGTGACGAACCCGGACGAGCCGGTAAAGGTAGCGGAACATAAGGACATTGACGACGAGGGGCAGACCGTACTTATTACCGAGCGGATAATTGAAATTCACACAACGGCGACAGGTGCGGACGGTGAAAAGGAAATCACCGCCGGCAAAGAGGTGTCTATCGTGGATATGATCACTCTTAGCGGTCTGGAAGTTGGTACAGCTTACCAGCTCAAAGGCTGGCAGATGGTAAAAGACGAAAATGCGGAGCTGCTCATTGACGGCAAACGTGTGGAAAATGATTACACCTTTACGGCTGACAGTGAGGATATGGAAGTTGAGATTGTCTTTACTTTTGACGCTTCCTCTCTTGCCGGAAAGCAGCTTGTCACATTTGAGGAGCTTTACGACGTGACGAACCCGGACGAGCCGGTAAAAGTCACAGAGCATAAAGACATCACTGACGAGGGGCAGACTGTGACAATCACGGAAGTACCGGATGAACCAGAGCAGCCGGATACACCAGAAACTCCAGAGACACCCGACACGCCGGAGACTCCGACAAAATCAACGGACGCTCCTAAAACGGGCGATACTACGAATGTAGCCGCCTTTGCGGTCATGCTCGGACTGTCTGCGGCTGGTATTGCTTTTGCTGCATACAGGAAATTCCGCTCCTTAAAGCGTAAATAA
- a CDS encoding DNA-binding protein, with product MRNKEYYEERFKDYPDLVNLEQFREMLGGIGDTTARKLMRQNKVKHFYIRSTYLIPKANVIDYVLGEHYAEYKYSLKVQI from the coding sequence ATGAGGAATAAAGAATATTACGAAGAACGATTTAAGGATTATCCAGACCTTGTGAATTTGGAACAGTTCAGAGAAATGCTGGGCGGCATAGGCGACACCACCGCAAGAAAGCTCATGCGGCAGAACAAAGTCAAACATTTTTATATCCGCTCTACCTATCTTATACCAAAAGCAAATGTGATTGATTATGTGCTGGGTGAACATTATGCGGAGTACAAGTATTCCTTAAAAGTTCAGATATGA
- the polA gene encoding DNA polymerase I, with product MREKIVLIDGHSILNRAFYGVPDLTNSEGLHTNAVYGFLNIMFKILDEEQPEYLTVTFDVHAPTFRHELYEAYKGTRKPMAVELREQVPVIKDVLKAMGIQIIEQAGLEADDLLGTISRQCEEQGLDVSIISGDRDTLQLATDHVKIRIPKTKQGRTEVEDYNREQVKERYGVTPAEFIDVKALMGDSSDNIPGVPGVGEKTATKIIQEYHSLENAYAHAEEIKPPRASKNLKEYWEQAKMSKVLATIETHADIPFELEQAQKGELYTKEAYELFQRLQFKNLLGRFEVQADANAVEEHFREVTDPEEIERVLAEAAEADVVGAAVSEDPEAVLPLFAHPSGYGRISIAYGPKQVVTIPCSIELGMDELLKKLSVLSGKVKVFAVCGLKGYLESLPDIREESCFDPIIAAYLLNPLKSDYDYIDVAREQLDLLIDEKLKVKEKSCYEAYTAWAAYPRLLEKLKETGMDQLFAKIEMPLVFTLRDMEAAGVKVEAEALKAYGEQLGERIVDLEQEIYGLAGEIFNINSPKQLGVILFEKLNMPHAKKTKTGYSTAADVLDKLAPDYPLVAKILEYRQLAKLKSTYADGLANYIGPDGRIHGKFHQTVTATGRISSTEPNLQNIPVRVELGRLIRKVFIPEDGYVFVDADYSQIELRVLAHCSGDQQLIQAYREAKDIHRITASQVFHVPFEEVTPLQRRNAKAVNFGIVYGISSFGLSQDLSITRKEAAQYIEDYFRTYPGIKRFLDDAVAHAKEKGYVVTLFGRRRPVPELSSSNYMQRSFGERVAMNAPIQGTAADIIKIAMIGVGRRLKEQNMRSRLVLQVHDELLIEAHRPELEEVEKILKEEMEQAASLDVPLEIDMHTGENWYEAK from the coding sequence ATGAGAGAAAAAATCGTATTGATCGACGGACACAGCATTTTAAACCGGGCCTTCTACGGCGTGCCGGACCTGACGAATTCAGAGGGGCTTCACACCAATGCTGTGTACGGCTTTTTAAATATTATGTTCAAGATCCTGGACGAAGAACAGCCGGAATATCTGACGGTGACCTTTGATGTCCATGCCCCGACTTTCCGGCATGAACTGTATGAAGCTTACAAAGGGACCAGGAAACCTATGGCGGTGGAGCTGCGGGAACAGGTTCCAGTGATCAAGGATGTCTTAAAAGCAATGGGAATCCAGATCATTGAACAGGCGGGCCTGGAAGCGGACGATCTGCTGGGAACGATCTCCAGACAGTGCGAGGAGCAAGGGCTGGATGTGTCTATCATATCCGGGGACCGGGATACGCTCCAGCTTGCCACGGATCATGTGAAGATCCGGATCCCCAAGACAAAACAGGGACGGACCGAGGTGGAGGATTACAATAGGGAGCAGGTGAAAGAGAGGTATGGCGTCACCCCTGCTGAGTTTATCGATGTGAAAGCTTTGATGGGGGATTCTTCCGATAATATTCCCGGAGTACCGGGAGTGGGGGAGAAGACGGCTACCAAGATCATCCAGGAATATCATTCGCTGGAGAATGCCTATGCCCACGCGGAGGAGATTAAGCCTCCAAGAGCCAGTAAGAATCTGAAAGAGTATTGGGAGCAGGCCAAGATGAGCAAGGTCCTTGCCACCATTGAAACCCACGCGGATATTCCGTTTGAATTAGAACAGGCCCAAAAGGGTGAGCTTTATACGAAAGAGGCTTATGAACTGTTTCAGAGACTCCAATTTAAGAACCTGCTGGGGCGCTTTGAGGTCCAGGCAGATGCCAACGCGGTGGAAGAACATTTCCGGGAAGTGACGGATCCGGAAGAAATAGAAAGAGTGCTGGCGGAGGCGGCCGAAGCGGATGTGGTAGGCGCCGCGGTGTCGGAGGACCCGGAAGCGGTGCTGCCTCTTTTTGCCCACCCTTCCGGTTATGGGAGGATTTCCATTGCCTATGGGCCAAAGCAGGTAGTTACCATTCCCTGCTCCATAGAACTTGGTATGGATGAGCTGCTGAAAAAGCTTTCCGTCCTTTCCGGGAAGGTAAAAGTATTTGCCGTGTGCGGACTCAAAGGGTATCTGGAGAGCCTTCCGGACATTCGGGAAGAAAGCTGCTTTGACCCGATCATTGCGGCGTATCTTCTGAATCCTTTGAAAAGTGATTATGATTATATAGATGTGGCGAGAGAACAGTTGGATCTTCTGATCGACGAGAAGCTGAAAGTGAAAGAAAAGTCTTGTTATGAAGCTTACACTGCCTGGGCTGCTTATCCCCGTCTTCTCGAAAAGCTGAAGGAGACAGGAATGGACCAGCTGTTTGCCAAGATAGAGATGCCGCTGGTATTTACTTTGAGAGATATGGAAGCGGCGGGCGTAAAGGTAGAGGCAGAAGCTCTGAAAGCATACGGGGAACAGCTTGGAGAACGGATTGTGGATCTGGAACAAGAGATCTACGGCCTGGCGGGAGAGATCTTTAATATCAATTCGCCCAAACAATTAGGGGTGATCTTATTTGAAAAACTGAATATGCCCCACGCCAAGAAGACGAAGACCGGGTATTCCACCGCGGCGGATGTGCTGGACAAACTGGCGCCGGACTATCCTTTGGTGGCTAAGATCCTGGAGTACCGGCAGCTTGCCAAATTAAAATCCACTTATGCGGACGGCCTTGCCAACTATATCGGGCCGGATGGCAGGATCCACGGGAAATTCCATCAAACAGTGACAGCTACTGGAAGGATCAGCAGTACAGAACCAAATCTGCAGAATATCCCAGTCCGGGTGGAGCTGGGCAGACTGATCCGAAAGGTATTCATTCCAGAGGACGGCTATGTCTTTGTGGATGCGGATTATTCGCAGATCGAGCTTAGAGTGCTGGCTCACTGTTCCGGGGACCAGCAGTTGATCCAGGCATACCGGGAAGCCAAAGATATCCATAGAATCACGGCGTCTCAGGTGTTCCATGTGCCTTTCGAGGAAGTAACGCCTCTCCAGCGAAGGAACGCGAAAGCCGTTAACTTTGGGATCGTCTATGGGATCAGTTCCTTTGGACTGAGCCAGGATCTGAGCATTACCCGGAAGGAAGCGGCTCAGTATATTGAGGATTATTTCCGCACCTATCCGGGAATCAAACGCTTTTTGGATGATGCGGTGGCTCACGCAAAAGAAAAGGGATATGTGGTCACGCTGTTTGGAAGGCGCCGGCCTGTGCCGGAACTTTCTTCCAGCAATTATATGCAGCGTTCTTTTGGCGAACGGGTGGCAATGAACGCCCCGATCCAAGGAACAGCGGCGGATATCATCAAGATCGCTATGATCGGTGTGGGACGAAGGCTTAAAGAACAGAACATGCGGTCCAGACTGGTATTGCAGGTCCATGACGAACTTCTGATCGAGGCGCACAGACCGGAATTGGAAGAAGTAGAGAAGATCTTGAAAGAAGAAATGGAACAGGCGGCATCCCTGGATGTGCCATTGGAGATAGATATGCATACAGGAGAAAACTGGTACGAAGCAAAGTAA
- a CDS encoding dephospho-CoA kinase yields the protein MKIIGITGGIGAGKTQVLEYLHNRYGATVCQADDVAKKLQKKGGACYDAIVEHFGEEILDEKGELNRDRLGEIVFSDCSQLSLLNSIVHPAVKEEILKKIRQEERRNTNLFIIEAALLIEDHYDQICDELWYIYVEEAIRKNRLFYSRGYDAAKIEDIMRAQLPKDMFLKHCDRVVDNSGVFAETMLQLDNIIKEL from the coding sequence ATGAAGATTATTGGAATTACAGGAGGCATAGGAGCCGGGAAAACACAGGTTCTTGAATATCTGCATAATCGGTACGGGGCTACCGTATGCCAGGCGGATGATGTGGCAAAGAAACTTCAGAAAAAGGGCGGGGCGTGTTATGACGCCATTGTAGAACATTTTGGAGAAGAGATCCTGGATGAAAAGGGAGAATTAAACAGAGACAGGCTGGGGGAGATCGTATTTTCAGACTGTTCCCAGCTGTCGCTGCTCAACAGCATCGTACATCCGGCGGTGAAAGAGGAAATCTTAAAGAAGATTCGCCAGGAAGAGCGCAGGAATACGAATTTGTTTATTATAGAGGCGGCTCTTTTGATCGAAGATCACTATGATCAGATCTGCGACGAGTTGTGGTACATTTATGTGGAAGAAGCGATCCGTAAGAACCGTCTGTTTTATTCCAGAGGCTATGACGCGGCAAAGATTGAGGATATCATGCGGGCGCAGCTGCCAAAGGATATGTTCCTGAAACATTGTGACAGGGTGGTCGACAACAGCGGTGTATTTGCGGAGACGATGCTGCAGCTTGACAATATTATCAAAGAATTATAA
- a CDS encoding MBL fold metallo-hydrolase, producing the protein MRLCSIASGSSGNCIYVGDDHTHLLVDTGISKKRIEEGLSSLDIKGDELNGILITHEHIDHIQGLGVFSRRYEIPIYATKGTIEGIKNCRSLGRLPEGLLHEVKLDEGFDLGEMKVRPFAISHDANEPSGFRIENQRKSVAVATDLGMYDTYTVENLKDLNAVVLEANHDIHMLEVGPYPYPLKKRVMGDKGHLSNEWSGRLLCDILHDGLQYVLLGHLSKENNYEELAYETVKLEVSMGDNPYKGEDIPMMVAKRDCVSKIITL; encoded by the coding sequence ATGAGATTATGCAGTATTGCCAGCGGAAGCAGCGGAAACTGTATCTATGTGGGGGACGATCATACGCACCTTCTGGTGGATACGGGAATCAGTAAAAAAAGGATTGAAGAGGGGCTTTCTTCCCTGGATATTAAAGGGGATGAGCTGAATGGTATCCTGATCACCCATGAACATATCGATCATATTCAGGGACTGGGGGTGTTTAGCAGAAGGTATGAGATCCCTATTTACGCTACAAAAGGAACCATTGAAGGAATCAAAAACTGCAGGAGTCTGGGGAGGCTGCCGGAAGGACTGCTGCACGAGGTAAAGTTAGATGAGGGATTTGATCTGGGAGAAATGAAGGTCCGTCCATTTGCGATTTCTCACGATGCCAATGAGCCTTCCGGTTTCCGGATCGAGAATCAAAGGAAGTCCGTGGCGGTGGCGACGGATCTTGGGATGTACGATACCTATACAGTGGAGAATTTGAAGGATTTGAACGCTGTGGTATTGGAAGCCAATCATGACATCCATATGCTGGAAGTAGGGCCTTATCCATATCCGCTGAAAAAAAGGGTCATGGGGGACAAAGGCCATCTTTCCAATGAGTGGTCAGGGAGACTGCTCTGCGACATCCTGCATGACGGCCTGCAGTATGTGCTGCTGGGCCATCTGAGCAAGGAGAATAATTATGAGGAGCTTGCCTATGAGACGGTGAAGCTGGAAGTCAGCATGGGAGACAATCCCTACAAGGGAGAGGATATCCCTATGATGGTAGCAAAAAGAGACTGTGTTTCAAAAATCATTACATTATAA
- a CDS encoding DegV family protein, producing MERIAIATDSNSGITQEGAKELGIRVLPMPFYINGELYYEDITLTQEEFYQRLAEDADISTSQPAPADVIGLWEELLEEYDKVIYIPMSSGLSSSCETAMGLARDFEGKVYVVNNQRISITQRQSVLDAMELRDAGLGAEEIVDVLMKEKLEASIYITVDTLKYLKKGGRVTPAAAAIGTVLNLKPVLTIQGEKLDAFAKVRGIKSAKKTMLDAMDKDIHERFAGKEVHLEGAYTCSEEEAMEWKREIEERFPGYDVVMDKLSLSVSCHIGPGSIAIACSKKI from the coding sequence ATGGAACGAATCGCAATCGCAACAGACAGCAATAGCGGGATTACGCAGGAAGGGGCAAAGGAACTGGGGATACGGGTTTTGCCAATGCCTTTCTATATCAATGGGGAACTGTATTATGAAGATATTACGCTGACGCAGGAGGAGTTTTATCAAAGGCTGGCGGAAGACGCGGATATCTCTACCTCTCAGCCGGCGCCTGCCGATGTGATCGGCCTTTGGGAAGAGCTGCTGGAAGAGTATGATAAAGTGATCTATATCCCTATGTCCAGCGGGCTTTCCAGCTCCTGTGAGACAGCTATGGGACTGGCGCGGGATTTTGAGGGAAAGGTTTATGTGGTGAACAATCAGAGGATTTCGATCACGCAGCGCCAATCCGTACTGGATGCTATGGAGCTGCGCGACGCCGGCCTTGGCGCGGAAGAGATCGTAGATGTTCTGATGAAAGAGAAGCTGGAGGCCAGTATCTATATCACAGTGGATACTCTGAAATATCTGAAAAAAGGCGGAAGGGTGACACCTGCCGCCGCGGCGATCGGCACGGTTCTGAATTTAAAGCCGGTGCTCACCATCCAGGGAGAAAAGCTGGATGCGTTCGCTAAAGTACGGGGGATCAAGTCGGCGAAGAAGACGATGCTGGATGCCATGGATAAAGATATCCATGAACGGTTTGCCGGGAAGGAAGTCCATCTGGAAGGAGCCTATACCTGTTCCGAGGAGGAAGCAATGGAATGGAAGCGGGAGATCGAAGAAAGGTTCCCGGGATATGATGTAGTAATGGACAAGCTTTCTCTGAGCGTAAGCTGCCATATCGGGCCGGGCTCCATTGCCATTGCCTGCAGCAAAAAGATTTAG